A window of Nodularia sp. LEGE 06071 contains these coding sequences:
- a CDS encoding vitamin K epoxide reductase family protein: protein MIRRRSTPWIHKWSRPLIAAIAGLGALTTGYIAIEKLTGGTAACVAEAGTKGCNDVLSSPWATIPIFGGQPLALFGFLAYVSMVIFAVLPLVWQPGDKNSLKKLENSTWWLLLVGAIAMSVFSGYLMYLLAFQIQAVCYYCIASALFSVSLLVLTIIGRSWEDIGQIFFTAIIVGVVTLIGTLGVYAGVNPSGVTSDSTPGQSQKINFIPQVKPNPAFGWEITTTSGEAEIALARHLATTDAKEYVAYWCPHCHEQKQLFGQEAYQILEEKQIMVECAADSPKGQPEVCQAAKIEGFPSWMINGQIYSGVQNLEQLAKISGYTGPRNFKYFR from the coding sequence ATGATTCGCCGCCGTTCTACTCCTTGGATTCACAAATGGTCGCGTCCATTGATTGCCGCGATCGCTGGACTTGGTGCCTTGACAACAGGTTATATCGCCATCGAAAAGTTAACAGGAGGCACTGCCGCTTGTGTGGCCGAAGCTGGTACCAAAGGCTGTAATGATGTCCTTTCCAGTCCTTGGGCAACTATACCCATCTTTGGTGGTCAGCCTTTAGCTTTATTTGGGTTTTTGGCTTATGTGAGTATGGTGATTTTCGCTGTTCTTCCTTTAGTATGGCAACCAGGTGACAAAAATAGCCTGAAAAAACTGGAAAACTCGACTTGGTGGTTACTGCTGGTCGGCGCGATCGCCATGTCGGTTTTCAGTGGCTATTTAATGTACTTGCTGGCGTTCCAAATCCAAGCCGTTTGTTATTACTGTATTGCCTCCGCTTTATTCTCTGTAAGTTTGTTAGTTTTGACGATTATCGGTCGTTCTTGGGAGGATATAGGCCAAATCTTCTTTACCGCTATTATTGTGGGGGTGGTAACGCTGATTGGGACTTTAGGTGTCTATGCTGGCGTGAATCCGTCAGGTGTGACATCAGACTCAACTCCTGGACAATCTCAAAAAATTAACTTTATTCCTCAAGTAAAACCTAATCCGGCCTTTGGTTGGGAAATTACCACTACCTCTGGTGAGGCAGAAATTGCACTAGCACGCCATCTGGCGACCACAGATGCTAAGGAATATGTTGCCTATTGGTGTCCTCACTGCCACGAACAAAAACAACTCTTTGGTCAAGAAGCTTACCAGATTCTGGAAGAGAAACAGATTATGGTGGAGTGTGCTGCTGATAGTCCGAAAGGTCAGCCAGAAGTTTGTCAAGCTGCCAAAATTGAGGGTTTCCCTAGTTGGATGATTAATGGTCAAATCTATAGCGGAGTCCAAAACCTCGAGCAACTAGCAAAAATTTCTGGTTATACAGGCCCCAGGAATTTCAAGTATTTCAGATAA
- the nadB gene encoding L-aspartate oxidase: MPQIDIPSQFDVLVVGAGAAGLYTALCLPENLRVGLITKETVSLSASDWAQGGIAAAIAPEDSPSLHIEDTLHAGAGLCDRPAVEFLAQEAPRCIQSLVNLGVAFDRHGQALALTLEAAHSRHRVLHTADTTGREVTTTLTAQVLRRQNIQVIQQALALSLWLEPQTGRCQGISLFYQGKITWIRASAVILATGGGGQVFAQTTNPAVSTGDGVAIAWRAGAMLRDLEFVQFHPTSLTKPGADHFLISEAVRGEGAHLVDDAGRRFAFDYHPAGELAPRDVVSRAIFSHLQQTAVDLATAHVWLDMRPIPPEKIRHRFPNIVKVCQYWGIDVFHEPIPVAPAAHYWMGGIVADLMNRTNIPGLYAVGETASTGVHGANRLASNSLLECIVFGAQMANIDLTDVTPASAVPILPLREFNANIDEWQTQKTQLETLREKLPRLVWQSAGICREQSILADAIATVETWQQDFAALPLSQFLLSLNPNEPVNFDIPDVERQLRLWAETRNLLDVAYLILKSAAFRTESRGGHYRLDYPQPDPDWQVHTLVQKRQWQKSLIGKN, translated from the coding sequence TTGCCTCAAATAGATATTCCTAGCCAATTTGATGTTTTAGTAGTCGGTGCTGGCGCGGCTGGACTGTACACAGCACTGTGTCTACCAGAGAACTTGCGAGTCGGCTTGATTACCAAAGAAACAGTGTCTCTATCTGCCAGTGATTGGGCGCAAGGAGGCATTGCGGCAGCCATCGCCCCGGAAGATTCGCCTTCACTGCACATTGAGGATACTTTGCACGCAGGTGCGGGCTTGTGCGATCGCCCAGCCGTAGAATTCCTAGCCCAAGAAGCCCCTCGGTGTATTCAATCCCTGGTTAACTTGGGAGTGGCTTTTGACCGTCACGGTCAAGCTTTAGCTTTAACTTTAGAAGCCGCCCATTCTCGTCATCGCGTTCTGCATACTGCCGATACTACAGGGAGGGAAGTCACCACAACTCTCACAGCCCAAGTATTGCGCCGCCAAAACATTCAAGTCATCCAGCAAGCTTTGGCTTTGAGTTTGTGGCTAGAACCCCAAACCGGGAGATGTCAAGGAATTAGCCTATTCTACCAAGGTAAAATCACCTGGATTAGAGCTAGTGCTGTAATTTTGGCAACCGGTGGCGGCGGTCAGGTATTTGCCCAAACCACTAACCCAGCTGTGAGTACGGGCGATGGGGTAGCGATCGCTTGGCGGGCGGGGGCGATGCTCCGGGACTTGGAATTTGTGCAATTTCACCCCACATCCCTAACTAAACCGGGTGCAGACCACTTTCTGATTAGTGAAGCTGTCCGCGGCGAAGGCGCACACCTGGTTGATGACGCAGGGCGGCGTTTTGCCTTTGACTATCATCCTGCGGGTGAACTAGCACCCAGAGATGTCGTCAGTAGAGCTATTTTCAGCCATCTGCAACAGACAGCAGTGGATCTAGCTACTGCCCATGTCTGGTTAGATATGCGCCCTATACCCCCAGAAAAGATTCGCCATCGCTTTCCCAACATTGTGAAAGTTTGTCAATATTGGGGTATTGATGTCTTCCATGAACCCATTCCTGTAGCCCCGGCGGCTCATTACTGGATGGGTGGGATTGTTGCTGATTTAATGAATCGCACGAACATTCCCGGCTTGTACGCAGTGGGAGAAACCGCCAGTACGGGAGTACATGGGGCTAATCGTTTGGCGAGTAACTCTTTGCTCGAATGTATTGTGTTTGGCGCACAAATGGCAAATATTGACCTGACAGATGTTACACCAGCGTCAGCAGTACCAATATTGCCATTACGAGAATTTAACGCCAATATCGATGAATGGCAAACCCAAAAAACTCAGCTAGAAACACTCAGAGAAAAGTTACCACGTTTGGTTTGGCAAAGTGCGGGGATTTGTCGAGAGCAGTCAATCTTAGCAGATGCGATCGCCACTGTTGAAACTTGGCAACAAGATTTTGCCGCTTTGCCTTTGAGTCAATTCTTACTGTCTTTAAATCCCAACGAACCAGTTAATTTCGACATCCCAGATGTGGAAAGGCAATTGCGACTTTGGGCAGAAACCCGGAATTTACTAGATGTAGCCTATTTAATTCTCAAAAGTGCAGCTTTTAGAACCGAAAGCCGTGGCGGACACTACCGCCTAGACTATCCTCAACCAGACCCTGATTGGCAAGTTCATACCCTTGTACAAAAACGCCAATGGCAGAAATCTCTGATCGGGAAAAATTAG
- the psbU gene encoding photosystem II complex extrinsic protein PsbU, with amino-acid sequence MKTFVRLLTVFSLLLGSWGWLGTTQIATAANINSVAFGQVPVLAISRQNKADAKLGTAFGQKLDLNNTNVRAFQQFPGLYPTLAKKIVLNAPYKNVEDVLEIPGLSDSQKQRLQANLDNFAVTELETVFNSGDDRFNNGIYR; translated from the coding sequence GTGAAAACATTTGTGCGTTTATTAACAGTATTTAGTTTGTTGCTTGGTTCTTGGGGATGGCTGGGAACGACTCAGATAGCCACTGCTGCCAATATCAACAGTGTTGCTTTTGGACAAGTTCCAGTTTTGGCAATTTCCCGGCAGAATAAAGCTGACGCGAAGTTAGGGACAGCATTTGGTCAAAAACTTGATTTGAATAATACCAACGTGCGAGCTTTTCAACAGTTTCCAGGGCTGTACCCAACCCTAGCCAAGAAAATTGTCCTCAATGCTCCTTACAAAAATGTTGAGGATGTCTTGGAAATTCCGGGATTAAGCGATAGCCAAAAACAACGTTTGCAAGCCAACTTAGATAACTTCGCTGTCACCGAACTAGAAACCGTCTTCAACTCCGGAGATGATCGCTTTAACAACGGTATCTACAGATAA
- a CDS encoding DUF3120 domain-containing protein, translating to MINNTLSSYTTPTTPVNPDLPTIEVGQKSIKELESTLALSPSIPISTPAGQTWLVLAAAVFLVSVPVFIEAPLVRSLPVLSVALTGFWVWLSFSLMSRPTTYVWGDLLFGFSWSWLAGAIYWGWLRWEPAWHLPVESIGLPFACWCLVKNWGKVGNWFYLGSLLGTVLTDVYFYLVDLMPYWRQIMQVEPDSVSPILQTALIQVQTPWGQAWAVVLAILLLTAGILPLRTKSQHWYAFGGAVLSTILVDSLFLIAASAA from the coding sequence TTGATTAATAATACCTTGTCTTCGTACACCACTCCGACTACCCCAGTCAATCCGGATTTACCCACAATTGAAGTTGGGCAAAAAAGTATCAAAGAGTTAGAATCTACACTCGCTTTATCTCCTTCTATACCTATATCTACGCCGGCGGGACAAACATGGTTAGTGTTGGCGGCGGCGGTCTTTTTAGTATCAGTACCAGTATTTATAGAAGCGCCATTAGTGCGATCGCTGCCAGTTTTGAGTGTAGCGCTCACAGGATTTTGGGTGTGGCTGAGTTTCAGCTTAATGTCACGTCCGACAACTTATGTGTGGGGAGATTTGCTTTTCGGCTTTAGCTGGAGTTGGTTAGCAGGAGCGATTTACTGGGGTTGGCTACGTTGGGAACCTGCTTGGCATTTACCTGTAGAATCTATCGGTTTACCATTTGCTTGTTGGTGTCTGGTGAAGAATTGGGGCAAAGTTGGTAACTGGTTTTACTTAGGTTCTTTACTCGGTACAGTTTTGACTGATGTGTATTTTTATTTAGTAGACTTGATGCCCTATTGGCGGCAAATTATGCAAGTTGAACCGGATAGCGTATCACCAATATTACAAACTGCTTTAATCCAAGTACAAACACCTTGGGGACAAGCCTGGGCAGTAGTTTTGGCTATCTTGCTGTTAACGGCAGGAATTTTACCTTTACGGACAAAATCACAACATTGGTACGCCTTTGGTGGAGCAGTGTTAAGTACAATTTTGGTAGATAGCCTATTCTTAATAGCTGCAAGTGCTGCCTAA
- a CDS encoding undecaprenyl-diphosphate phosphatase: MALSKRQCFMLLSAASAIFSVAAFPRKVLSTLPNPALDEVQQQMNILQAIFLGFVQGMTEFLPISSSAHLKVVPVALGWGDPGVAFTAIIQLGSIVAVLWYFWGDMTQIIKGATKAIALKNYASLDFQLFMGIILGTIPILVFGLLIKRFIPDYDNSPLRSLTAIAIASIFMSLLLGLAEKLGKRQRDFQHLTMKDGLLMGLAQTLALIPGVSRSGSTITGGLFMSLERETAARFSFLLGIPAITLAGLIELKDFLAVGVGNVGMVPMVVGTISSAIFSYIAIAGLIQFLKTQSTWVFIWYRLAFGIAILGAISAGLLK, translated from the coding sequence ATGGCTTTATCAAAACGTCAATGCTTCATGCTCTTAAGTGCAGCATCTGCCATTTTTTCAGTTGCAGCGTTTCCGAGAAAGGTTTTAAGTACCCTACCTAACCCAGCTTTAGACGAGGTACAGCAACAAATGAATATCTTGCAAGCTATTTTTTTAGGTTTTGTGCAGGGAATGACGGAATTTCTCCCTATCAGCAGTTCAGCACATTTAAAAGTTGTGCCTGTAGCGCTGGGTTGGGGCGATCCGGGAGTAGCTTTTACCGCAATTATTCAGCTTGGTAGTATTGTCGCGGTGCTGTGGTATTTCTGGGGTGATATGACGCAAATTATCAAAGGAGCAACAAAAGCGATCGCCCTGAAAAATTACGCAAGCCTTGACTTTCAGCTATTTATGGGGATTATCTTGGGAACAATTCCGATCTTGGTCTTTGGACTGTTAATTAAAAGATTTATCCCAGACTACGATAATTCACCCTTGAGAAGTTTAACAGCGATCGCCATTGCCTCTATATTCATGTCACTGTTATTGGGATTAGCAGAAAAACTCGGCAAACGTCAACGTGACTTTCAGCATCTCACCATGAAAGATGGGCTATTGATGGGTTTAGCTCAAACCTTGGCATTAATTCCTGGCGTATCTCGTTCAGGTTCCACGATCACAGGTGGGCTATTTATGAGTTTAGAACGAGAAACAGCCGCCAGATTCTCATTTTTGCTCGGTATTCCCGCCATCACCCTCGCCGGATTAATCGAATTAAAAGATTTTTTAGCAGTAGGCGTAGGTAATGTCGGTATGGTTCCTATGGTTGTCGGGACAATTTCATCTGCGATATTTTCATATATAGCGATCGCCGGGTTGATACAATTCCTCAAAACCCAAAGCACCTGGGTATTTATTTGGTATCGCCTAGCATTTGGGATCGCCATCTTAGGTGCAATCAGCGCCGGATTATTGAAATAA
- a CDS encoding TIGR03279 family radical SAM protein has product MPTIRPAQITKVLPDSIAAEIGFDTGDAIVAINGTQPRDLIDYQFLCADEVLELEVLDATGKTHHLEIEKDYDEDLGLEFATALFDGLIQCNNRCPFCFIDQQPPGKRSSLYLKDDDYRLSFLYGSYLTLTNLSEKEWQRIEQMRLSPLFVSVHATEHEIRIRLLKNQRAGQILEQIKWFQDRRLQIHAQVVVCPGINDGQHLEKTLKDLAFFHRGEIPAVASVAVVPVGLTRFRPEADELIPVTKEKAQEVISQVQTISQQFRQQFSSGFAWLADEWFLIAGEELPSEAEYEEYPQIDNGVGSIRLFIKQFASTSAELLPPKLHHPKKLTWVVGNAVEQAFQPILARLNAVENLEVNMQALSSDYWGQNISVTGLITGHDLLLNLPGKDLGDGILLPKVMLKNGELVFLDDMSVAEVAEKLNTEIFPVSGIEELINTCISEVVLV; this is encoded by the coding sequence ATGCCTACCATCCGTCCTGCCCAAATCACCAAAGTATTACCCGATTCTATAGCCGCAGAAATTGGCTTTGACACGGGGGATGCCATAGTTGCTATCAATGGCACACAACCCCGTGATTTAATTGATTATCAATTTTTATGTGCTGATGAAGTTCTCGAACTAGAAGTTTTAGACGCAACAGGGAAAACTCATCATCTTGAAATTGAAAAAGATTACGACGAAGACCTGGGGTTAGAATTTGCCACCGCCCTATTTGATGGGTTAATTCAATGCAATAACCGTTGTCCATTTTGCTTTATTGACCAGCAACCACCAGGTAAGCGTTCCAGCTTGTATTTAAAAGACGACGATTACCGTCTCAGTTTTTTATATGGTTCCTACTTAACTCTGACCAATTTGTCAGAAAAAGAATGGCAACGTATTGAACAAATGCGCCTGTCTCCCTTGTTTGTTTCTGTTCATGCGACGGAACACGAAATCAGAATTAGACTCCTGAAAAATCAGCGTGCAGGACAAATTTTAGAACAAATTAAATGGTTCCAAGACCGAAGACTACAAATTCATGCCCAAGTAGTCGTTTGTCCTGGTATAAACGATGGTCAACACCTGGAAAAAACCCTCAAAGATTTAGCGTTTTTTCATCGTGGTGAAATACCTGCTGTGGCATCAGTAGCAGTTGTCCCAGTGGGCTTAACGCGGTTTCGCCCAGAAGCAGACGAACTGATCCCCGTAACCAAGGAAAAAGCTCAAGAAGTAATTTCCCAAGTGCAAACCATCTCACAGCAATTTCGTCAACAATTCAGTTCCGGCTTTGCTTGGTTAGCCGATGAGTGGTTTTTGATTGCAGGTGAAGAATTGCCCAGCGAAGCGGAATATGAAGAATATCCACAAATTGATAACGGTGTGGGTTCAATTCGGTTATTTATTAAGCAATTTGCATCTACATCTGCCGAATTATTACCACCAAAGCTTCACCATCCCAAAAAATTAACTTGGGTAGTTGGTAATGCCGTAGAACAAGCATTTCAACCGATTTTGGCACGTTTGAATGCTGTGGAGAATTTAGAAGTCAATATGCAGGCTTTATCTAGTGATTACTGGGGACAAAATATTAGTGTGACTGGGTTAATTACAGGTCATGATTTACTTTTAAATCTCCCAGGAAAAGATTTGGGTGATGGAATTTTGCTGCCAAAAGTCATGCTAAAAAATGGCGAATTGGTATTTTTAGATGATATGAGTGTTGCAGAAGTAGCTGAGAAACTCAATACAGAAATATTTCCAGTTTCTGGTATTGAAGAATTAATAAATACTTGTATTTCTGAAGTAGTTCTGGTTTAG
- a CDS encoding PAS domain S-box protein, producing the protein MQASPQLSHLRCLKSIIDFDPLRVNPETSVSDAVFLMANHGVSILVLSGSQVVGWLIPKDVVQLLASGVDLKTTPISEVMQAVEITLKLAEFESMATVLSLLHQHQLDILPVIDDHGQLVGTITPASVCQALAKPAEETQGEYSQTPVERLRLLESAVVNANDAILITAADVLDEPFGPRIVYVNPGFTKMTGYSPGEVIGKTPRILQGELTSRTQLKKMRTALQSGLPIRTEFINYHKDGSTYWVEVNVVPIIDQEGKSTHFVSVQRNISTQKSNEAAIRWNEELFRQVTENIPQVFFVRDAYEEKLYYISPAYEQIWGRSRDRLYENFRENLLDSIHPLDRDHYRGILDGLLSGQNFTAEFPIVRTSGEMRWISAKTFPVNNEKGELYRFAGIAEDITEIKEAQAALTQVNQELEMRVSERTIALTQVNQQLVSEITERHESEERFRFLAESIPQQVWIANANGELEYVNQRVVDYFMCSSAQILGVGWQDGIHPDDLPDTLSGWQQSLRMGTPHEAEFRCLRGSDQTYRWHLIRALPMRDQQGRIVNWFGTNTDIDDRVSTEITLRETQQQLQAILYNSPAVIYVIDPDGKNLLGNRKYEQLLNLTQDQILGKNVHELWPAHIADEFAVNNRQVIADGVAIETEEVVPQEDGLHTYLSIKFPLKDAHGVTYAVGGISTDITQRKLAEESLLRFGKAIESISDAIVIGDITGASIYVNPAFIEQYEYTLEELQVAGGCRVIFEHPAIYEKIRAAVAKHQSWRGEVTFRACSGRLVQVYVRSDAIKDATGKSLGTICIHTDITQRKRTEEGLRLRNRAIAASSNGIIITDASLPNRPIIYVNPAFERLTGYSAAEVIGRNFCSFQGNDLNQSEIEELSATMQAGKDCTVTLRNYRKDGSLLWSELNISPVYDVAGKLTHYITIQTNITERKQAETALLVSQERLQYLLSSSPAVIYTTTTTGSLGSTFISENVTAMTGYEAWEIIENSSFWTTRIHPEDLPDVLAEMAQVVKKPHYSLEYRFLHKDGTYRWLYDKGQLMRDQAGNPLELVGYLADITERKQLEQELKVALETEKELNELKSRFVSMTSHEFRTPLSTILSSSELLEHYRHQWTEAKQLTHLHRIQTAVKRMTEMLNDVLVIGKAEAGKLEYSPKCFDLVEYCRYLLSEAQVNQDAMCVIYFTSQHKSLSCCMDDKLLGHILNNLLSNALKYSRNDSTIEFSLACDNEQAIFQIQDQGIGIPEEDQPRLFESFHRARNVGNILGTGLGLAIVKTCVDLHQGEISVTSTQGIGTVFTVKLPLNNHINTKVTND; encoded by the coding sequence ATGCAAGCTTCACCTCAGCTTTCCCACCTACGATGTTTAAAGTCAATCATTGACTTTGATCCACTCAGAGTAAATCCAGAAACATCAGTATCAGACGCAGTATTTTTGATGGCCAATCATGGCGTGAGTATCTTGGTTTTGTCAGGATCACAGGTAGTTGGATGGTTGATACCCAAAGATGTGGTGCAGCTTTTAGCTTCAGGGGTGGACTTAAAAACAACTCCAATTTCTGAAGTTATGCAGGCTGTAGAAATTACCCTCAAACTTGCGGAATTTGAGAGTATGGCAACGGTACTTTCACTGTTGCACCAGCATCAATTAGATATTTTGCCAGTTATAGATGATCATGGTCAACTTGTTGGGACAATAACTCCAGCAAGTGTTTGTCAAGCCCTAGCAAAACCAGCCGAGGAAACTCAAGGTGAATATTCACAAACCCCAGTCGAAAGATTGCGTTTGCTAGAGTCAGCAGTGGTAAATGCCAATGATGCTATTTTGATTACTGCCGCTGATGTCTTAGATGAACCATTTGGCCCGCGAATAGTTTATGTCAATCCAGGCTTTACCAAGATGACTGGCTACTCCCCTGGGGAAGTGATTGGCAAAACACCGCGTATTCTACAGGGTGAGCTAACTTCTCGGACTCAACTCAAGAAAATGCGGACTGCACTTCAAAGCGGTTTGCCAATCAGGACAGAATTTATTAACTACCATAAAGATGGTTCTACATACTGGGTGGAGGTGAACGTAGTCCCAATCATAGATCAAGAAGGAAAAAGCACTCATTTTGTATCTGTACAGAGAAATATAAGTACGCAAAAAAGTAATGAAGCGGCGATTCGGTGGAATGAAGAGCTATTTCGGCAAGTAACAGAAAATATTCCGCAAGTCTTTTTTGTGCGAGATGCTTATGAGGAGAAATTATATTATATTAGCCCAGCTTACGAACAAATTTGGGGCAGAAGTCGCGATCGCCTTTACGAAAATTTCCGAGAAAATCTGCTTGATTCTATTCATCCCTTAGATCGAGATCACTACAGAGGTATTTTAGATGGTTTATTATCAGGCCAGAATTTCACCGCCGAATTTCCCATTGTCCGGACTAGCGGCGAAATGCGTTGGATTTCTGCCAAAACCTTTCCTGTTAACAATGAAAAAGGAGAACTTTACCGTTTTGCGGGGATTGCTGAAGATATTACCGAAATCAAAGAAGCACAAGCGGCTCTGACTCAGGTCAACCAAGAGCTAGAAATGCGTGTATCAGAACGAACTATTGCTTTAACTCAAGTCAATCAGCAGCTAGTATCAGAAATTACCGAACGCCATGAGAGTGAAGAACGCTTTCGCTTTTTGGCTGAATCCATCCCGCAACAAGTATGGATTGCTAATGCTAACGGTGAGCTTGAGTATGTAAATCAACGCGTTGTTGACTACTTTATGTGCAGTTCTGCACAAATTCTAGGGGTGGGATGGCAGGATGGGATACATCCTGATGATTTACCAGATACTTTGTCTGGCTGGCAGCAATCTCTGAGGATGGGTACACCTCATGAAGCTGAATTTCGTTGCCTCCGAGGCAGTGATCAAACCTATCGCTGGCATTTAATCCGGGCTTTGCCTATGCGTGATCAACAAGGTAGAATTGTCAACTGGTTCGGTACTAATACTGATATTGATGATCGTGTATCCACAGAAATTACTCTGCGGGAAACACAACAACAGCTACAGGCAATTTTATATAACTCTCCGGCGGTGATTTATGTAATCGATCCTGATGGTAAAAACCTACTAGGCAACCGCAAGTATGAACAGCTATTAAACCTGACTCAAGACCAAATCTTGGGCAAAAATGTGCATGAACTTTGGCCGGCTCATATTGCCGATGAGTTTGCCGTCAATAACCGTCAAGTCATTGCCGATGGTGTGGCTATAGAAACAGAAGAAGTCGTTCCTCAAGAGGATGGTTTACACACTTACTTGTCTATCAAGTTTCCTTTAAAAGATGCTCATGGCGTGACCTATGCTGTGGGTGGTATTTCTACTGATATTACACAACGCAAGTTAGCAGAAGAATCACTACTACGCTTTGGCAAAGCCATAGAAAGCATCAGTGATGCCATAGTGATTGGAGATATTACGGGTGCTTCTATCTACGTTAATCCGGCGTTTATCGAACAGTATGAGTACACCTTAGAGGAATTACAGGTCGCTGGGGGATGTAGAGTGATCTTCGAGCATCCAGCAATTTATGAAAAAATTCGCGCTGCTGTTGCCAAGCATCAGTCTTGGCGTGGTGAAGTCACCTTTCGAGCCTGTAGTGGTCGTCTTGTTCAAGTTTACGTGCGTTCTGATGCCATTAAAGATGCCACGGGTAAAAGTCTGGGTACAATCTGCATTCATACAGATATTACTCAACGGAAGCGCACAGAAGAAGGTTTAAGATTACGTAATCGTGCGATCGCTGCTAGTAGTAATGGCATTATTATTACTGATGCCAGTCTTCCCAATAGGCCGATTATCTATGTTAATCCGGCTTTTGAGCGCTTGACTGGCTATAGTGCCGCAGAGGTAATCGGCAGAAATTTTTGTTCATTCCAAGGTAATGATCTCAATCAATCTGAGATAGAAGAACTCTCTGCTACTATGCAAGCAGGAAAAGACTGCACTGTGACTTTACGCAATTACCGTAAAGATGGCAGCCTATTGTGGAGCGAGTTAAATATTTCCCCAGTTTATGACGTTGCGGGCAAACTCACCCACTACATCACCATCCAAACCAATATCACTGAGCGCAAGCAGGCAGAAACAGCTCTACTTGTGAGCCAAGAACGGCTACAATATCTACTTTCTTCCAGTCCAGCTGTCATCTATACCACTACAACTACCGGGTCTTTGGGTAGTACTTTTATCAGTGAAAATGTCACTGCCATGACGGGATATGAAGCGTGGGAAATTATCGAAAATTCTAGCTTTTGGACTACTCGTATCCACCCAGAAGATTTACCAGATGTCTTGGCGGAAATGGCTCAGGTAGTAAAGAAACCACATTACAGTCTTGAATATCGCTTTTTACATAAAGACGGCACTTATCGTTGGCTATATGACAAAGGCCAACTCATGCGGGATCAAGCTGGTAATCCATTAGAATTGGTCGGTTACTTGGCAGATATCACAGAACGTAAGCAATTAGAACAAGAACTGAAAGTAGCATTAGAGACAGAAAAGGAACTTAACGAACTCAAATCCCGTTTTGTTTCCATGACTTCCCATGAATTTCGCACGCCTTTGAGTACTATCCTTTCTTCGTCGGAATTACTAGAACATTACCGCCACCAATGGACAGAAGCAAAACAACTGACTCACTTGCATCGCATTCAAACTGCTGTGAAGCGAATGACAGAAATGTTAAATGATGTGTTGGTGATTGGCAAGGCGGAAGCAGGAAAACTAGAGTATAGTCCAAAGTGCTTTGATTTGGTGGAATACTGCCGTTATTTGCTGTCAGAAGCACAAGTGAATCAAGATGCTATGTGCGTAATTTATTTTACAAGTCAACATAAATCTTTGTCATGCTGTATGGATGATAAGTTGCTAGGACATATTCTGAATAACTTACTTTCAAATGCCCTCAAATATTCCCGAAATGACAGCACCATTGAGTTTAGTCTTGCTTGTGATAATGAGCAAGCCATATTTCAAATTCAGGATCAAGGAATTGGCATTCCAGAAGAAGACCAACCACGCTTGTTTGAATCTTTCCATCGTGCGAGGAATGTCGGCAATATTCTCGGAACTGGATTAGGATTGGCGATTGTGAAAACTTGTGTAGATTTACACCAAGGTGAAATTTCTGTCACCAGTACACAGGGAATTGGTACAGTATTTACTGTTAAATTGCCATTAAATAACCATATAAATACTAAGGTAACAAATGACTAA